From Nitrososphaerales archaeon:
GAAAACTTTGGCCTCTCCCTCTGCCTCTCCTCCACTTCCCCGCCCACCACTTGAAAGAATCTAAAATCTTTTGTCTTAACCTCTGAAACGTTCGCATTCTTTATTATTATCTCCTTATCGGAAGTTTTAATGATGACTTCTTCAACGTTCGGTATAGGCTCCAAATCTACACCCATCCTCTCCAACATCCTCCTCATCTCTCTACCTCTAATCATCATCCTTTAACACCCTCTCTAACCTTCACAGCAACACCATCCTTAAATCTTTTGACCATAATTAATTCTTCAATCATCGAGCTTATAAAAGGTT
This genomic window contains:
- a CDS encoding nascent polypeptide-associated complex protein, encoding MMIRGREMRRMLERMGVDLEPIPNVEEVIIKTSDKEIIIKNANVSEVKTKDFRFFQVVGGEVEERQRERPKFSEEDILLVAQQAGVSREKAIAALEEADGEPAKAILKLTSQLS